The Equus quagga isolate Etosha38 chromosome 10, UCLA_HA_Equagga_1.0, whole genome shotgun sequence genome includes a region encoding these proteins:
- the HCFC1 gene encoding host cell factor 1 isoform X6: MASAVSPANSPAVLLQPRWKRVVGWSGPVPRPRHGHRAVAIKELIVVFGGGNEGIVDELHVYNTATNQWFIPAVRGDIPPGCAAYGFVCDGTRLLVFGGMVEYGKYSNDLYELQASRWEWKRLKAKTPKNGPPPCPRLGHSFSLVGNKCYLFGGLANDSEDPKNNIPRYLNDLYILELRPGSGVVAWDIPITYGVLPPPRESHTAVVYTEKDNKKSKLVIYGGMSGCRLGDLWTLDIETLTWNKPSLSGVAPLPRSLHSATTIGNKMYVFGGWVPLVMDDVKVATHEKEWKCTNTLACLNLDTMAWETILMDTLEDNIPRARAGHCAVAINTRLYIWSGRDGYRKAWNNQVCCKDLWYLETEKPPPPARVQLVRANTNSLEVSWGAVATADSYLLQLQKYDIPATAATATSPTPNPVPSVPTNPPKSPAPAAAAPAVQPLTQVGITLLPQAAAAPPTTTTIQVLPTVPGSSISVPTAARTQGVPAVLKVTGPQATTGTPLVTMRPASQAGKAPVTVTSLPAGVRMVVPTQSAQGTVIGSSPQMSGMAALAAAAAATQKIPPSSAPTVLSVPAGTTIVKTVAVTPGTTTLPATVKVASSPVMVSNPATRMLKTAAAQVGTSVSSAANTSTRPIITVHKSGTVTVAQQAQVVTTVVGGVTKTITLVKSPISVPGGSALISNLGKVMSVVQTKPVQTSAVTGQASTGPVTQIIQTKGPLPAGTILKLVTSADGKPTTIITTTQASGAGTKPTILGISSVSPSTTKPGTTTIIKTIPMSAIITQAGATGVTSSPGIKSPITIITTKVMTSGTGAPAKIITAVPKIATGHGQQGVTQVVLKGAPGQPGTILRTVPMGGVRLVTPVTVSAVKPAVTTLVVKGTTGVTTLGTVTGTVSTSLAGAGGHSTSASLATPITTLGTIATLSSQVINPTAITVSAAQTTLTAASGLTTPTITMQPVSQPTQVTLITAPSGVEAQPVHDLPVSILASPTTEQPTATVTIADSGQGDVQPGTVTLVCSNPPCETHETGTTNTATTTVVANLGGHSQPAQVQFVCDRQEAAASLVTSPVGQQNGSVVRVCSNPPCETHETGTTSTATTATSNMAGQHGCSNPPCETHETGTTSTATTAMSTIGTGQQRDARHAYVASTAPAVVRVSLASGASQGAQGSVKPSCQTCQTSATSTTMTVMATSAPLLGPSLVLEAGGHSTTFVQLAPVSSQVRPSGLGGKDSPIAGLGQLVSAGHQLEAHHTHTTNTPTTARSTMGAAELGEAQGTLIPVYESSSGAAVTVTALEALLCPSATVVQMCSNPPCETHETGTTNTATTSSAGSAQRVCSNPPCETHETGTTHTPTTATSSGAAGQPEGGQQPPAGHPCETHQTTSTGTTMSVSVGALLPATTPSPRTLESTLEVAAPPTVTPQAGVSLLAPFPTQRVCSNPPCETHETGTTHTATTVTSNMSSNQDPPPATSDQGEVESTQSDSVNLTSSSAITTTVSSTLTRAVTTVTQSTPVPGPSVPPPEELQASPGPRQQLPPRQLLQPASTPLMGESTEVLSASQTPELQAAVDLSSTGDSSSGQEPASSAVVATVVVQPPPPTQSEVDQLSLPQELMAEAQAGTTTLMVTGLTPEELAVTAAAEAAAQAAATEEAQALAIQAVLQAAQQAVMGTGEPMDTSEAAAAVTQAELGHLSAEGQEGQATTIPIVLTQQELAALVQQQQQLQEAQAQQQHHHLPTEALAPADSLNDPTIESNCLNELAGAVPSTVALLPSTATESLAPSNTFVAPQPVVVASPAKLQAAATLTEVANGIESLGVKPDLPPPPSKAPVKKENQWFDVGVIKGTNVMVTHYFLPPDDAVPSDDDSGTVPDYNQLKKQELQPGTAYKFRVAGINACGRGPFSEISAFKTCLPGFPGAPCAIKISKSPDGAHLTWEPPSVTSGKIIEYSVYLAIQSSQAGGEPKSSTPAQLAFMRVYCGPSPSCLVQSSSLSNAHIDYTTKPAIIFRIAARNEKGYGPATQVRWLQETSKDSSGAKPASKRPMSSPEM, from the exons ATGGCTTCGGCCGTGTCGCCCGCCAACTCGCCAGCGGTGCTCCTGCAGCCTCGCTGGAAGCGAGTGGTGGGCTGGTCGGGTCCAGTGCCCCGGCCCCGCCACGGCCACCGCGCCGTGGCTATCAAGGAGCTCATCGTGGTGTTCGGCGGCGGCAACGAGGGGATAGTGGACGAACTGCACGTGTACAACACGG CAACTAACCAGTGGTTCATCCCGGCCGTGAGAGGGGACATCCCTCCTGGGTGTGCAGCCTATGGCTTTGTGTGCGACGGGACTCGCCTCCTGGTGTTTGGTGGGATGGTGGAGTATGGGAAATACAGCAATGACCTCTATGAGCTCCAG GCAAGCAGGTGGGAGTGGAAGAGACTCAAAGCAAAGACACCCAAAAACGGGCCCCCTCCATGTCCTCGGCTTGGGCACAGCTTCTCCCTTGTGGGTAACAAATGCTACCTGTTTGGGGGTCTGGCCAACGATAGCGAGGATCCCAAGAACAACATTCCCAG GTACCTGAATGACTTATACATCCTGGAATTGCGGCCAGGCTCTGGAGTGGTAGCCTGGGACATCCCCATCACTTACGgtgtcctgcccccaccccgggAGTCACATACTGCCGTGGTCTACACTGAGAAAGACAACAAGAAGTCCAAGCTGGTGATCTACGGAGGAATGAGTGGCTGCAGGCTGGGGGACCTCTGGACCCTGGATATTG AGACTCTGACATGGAATAAGCCCAGTCTCAGCGGGGTGGCGCCACTTCCTCGAAGTCTCCACTCGGCCACGACCATAGGAAACAA AATGTACGTGTTTGGTGGCTGGGTGCCTCTCGTCATGGATGACGTCAAAGTGGCCACACACGAGAAGGAGTGGAAGTGTACCAACACACTGGCTTGTCTCAACCTGG atACCATGGCCTGGGAGACCATCCTGATGGACACACTGGAGGACAATATTCCCCGGGCCCGAGCTGGCCACTGCGCTGTAGCAATCAACACCCGCCTGTACATTTGGAGTGGGCGCGATGGCTACCGAAAGGCCTGGAACAACCAGGTCTGCTGCAAGGACCTCTGGTACCTGGAAACAG AAAAGCCACCACCCCCGGCCCGGGTACAGCTGGTGCGAGCCAACACCAACTCCCTGGAGGTGAGCTGGGGGGCAGTGGCAACAGCCGACAGTTACCTTCTGCAGCTCCAGAAATATGACATTCCTGCCACGGCTGCTACTGCCACCTCCCCCACACCCAATCCAGTCCCGTCTGTGCCTACCAACCCTCCCAAGAGCCCTGCCCCGGCAGCAGCCGCACCTGCCGTGCAGCCGCTGACCCAAGTAGGCATCACGCTCCTGCCCCAGGCTGCCGCCGCGCCCccgaccaccaccaccatccaggTCTTGCCGACAGTGCCTGGCAGCTCGATTTCCGTGCCCACTGCAGCCAGGACTCAAG GTGTCCCTGCTGTTCTCAAAGTGACTGGTCCTCAGGCTACCACAGGAACCCCATTAGTCACCATGCGACCTGCGAGCCAGGCTGGGAAAGCGCCCGTCACCGTGACCTCCCTACCTGCAGGCGTGCGAATGGTCGTGCCGACGCAGAGCGCCCAGGGGACG GTGATCGGCAGCAGCCCGCAGATGAGTGGGATGGCTGCACTGGCGGCCGCAGCCGCCGCCACCCAAAAGATCCCTCCTTCTTCGGCGCCCACAGTGCTGAGTGTCCCAGCGGGCACCACCATCGTCAAAACTGTGGCTGTGACACCTGGCACTACCACTCTCCCGGCCACTGTGAAGGTGGCCTCCTCACCAGTCATG GTGAGCAACCCAGCCACTCGCATGCTGAAGACCGCAGCTGCCCAGGTGGGGACATCCGTCTCCTCCGCTGCCAACACGTCTACCCGCCCCATCATCACGGTGCACAAGTCGGGGACTGTGACAGTGGCCCAGCAAGCCCAGGTGGTGACCACGGTGGTGGGTGGGGTCACCAAGACCATCACCCTGGTGAAGAGCCCCATCTCCGTCCCAGGAGGCAGTGCTCTG atttCCAACCTGGGCAAAGTGATGTCAGTGGTCCAGACTAAACCAGTGCAGACTTCGGCAGTCACAGGCCAGGCGTCTACGGGCCCGGTGACTCAGATCATCCAG ACCAAAGGGCCCCTGCCAGCCGGGACCATTCTCAAGCTGGTGACCTCAGCAGATGGCAAGCCCACTACCATCATCACTACCACGCAGGCCAGTGGGGCCGGTACTAAACCCACCATCCTGGGCATCAGCAGTGTGTCCCCCAGCACTACGAAGCCTGGCACAACGACCATCATCAAGACTATCCCCATGTCGGCCATCATCACGCAGGCGGGCGCCACAG GTGTGACCAGCAGCCCTGGCATCAAGTcccccatcaccatcatcaccaccaagGTTATGACTTCAGGGACTGGAGCGCCTGCCAAAATCATCACTGCTGTCCCCAAAATTGCAACTGGCCATGGGCAGCAAGGAGTGACCCAG GTGGTGCTAAAGGGGGCCCCTGGACAGCCAGGTACCATCCTCCGCACTGTGCCCATGGGGGGCGTTCGTCTGGTCACCCCCGTCACTGTCTCCGCCGTCAAACCGGCCGTTACCACATTGGTTGTGAAGGGTACCACAG GTGTCACAACATTAGGCACGGTGACAGGCACCGTTTCCACCAGCCTTGCTGGAGCTGGGGGCCACAGCACCAGCGCCTCCCTGGCCACACCTATCACCACCTTGGGCACTATCGCCACCCTCTCAAGCCAGGTGATCAACCCCACTGCCATCACTGTGTCAGCCGCGCAGACCACGCTGACGGCGGCCAGCGGGCTCACCACCCCCACCATCACCATGCAG CCTGTCTCCCAGCCTACCCAGGTGACTCTGATCACAGCACCCAGTGGGGTTGAGGCCCAGCCTGTGCATGACCTCCCTGTGTCCATCCTGGCCTCGCCTACTACAGAACAGCCCACAGCTACAGTTACCATTGCTGACTCAGGCCAGGGTGATGTGCAGCCTGGCACCGTGACGCTGGTGTGCTCCAACCCGCCGTGCGAGACCCATGAGACGGGCACTACCAACACCGCCACCACCACTGTTGTGGCTAACCTCGGGGGGCACTCCCAGCCCGCCCAGGTGCAGTTTGTCTGTGACAGACAAGAGGCAGCTGCTTCTCTCGTGACCTCACCAGTGGGGCAGCAGAATGGCAGCGTGGTTCGCGTCTGCTCGAACCCACCGTGCGAGACCCATGAGACAGGCACCACCAGCACCGCCACCACCGCCACCTCCAACATGGCGGGGCAGCACGGCTGCTCGAACCCGCCTTGCGAGACCCACGAGACAGGCACCACCAGCACCGCCACCACCGCCATGTCAACCATCGGTACCGGCCAGCAGCGAGATGCCCGGCATGCCTATGTGGCCAGCACTGCTCCTGCTGTGGTCCGGGTCAGCCTGGCTTCTGGGGCGTCACAGGGAGCCCAGGGTTCTGTCAAGCCCTCGTGCCAAACCTGCCAGACCAGCGCAACCAGCACCACCATGACTGTGATGGCCACCAGTGCCCCGCTCCTTGGGCCAAGCCTGGTGCTGGAGGCTGGCGGCCACAGCACCACTTTTGTGCAGTTGGCCCCTGTGAGCAGCCAAGTCAGGCCCAGCGGCCTTGGCGGCAAGGACAGCCCCATAGCTGGCCTAGGTCAGCTGGTGTCTGCAGGGCACCAGCTGGAGGCACATCATACCCACACAACCAACACACCCACCACAGCCCGCTCCACCATGGGTGCCGCAGAGCTCGGTGAGGCACAGGGAACCCTCATACCTGTGTACGAGAGCTCATCTGGTGCCGCTGTGACTGTGACAGCCCTGGAGGCATTGCTGTGCCCTTCGGCCACCGTGGTCCAAATGTGCTCCAACCCGCCATGTGAGACCCATGAGACGGGCACCACCAACACAGCCACTACCTCGAGCGCAGGCAGTGCCCAGCGGGTCTGCTCCAACCCGCCATGCGAGACCCACGAGACGGGCACCACCCATACACCTACCACCGCCACCTCCAGCGGGGCTGCGGGCCAGCCTGAGGGTGGGCAGCAGCCCCCTGCTGGCCACCCCTGTGAGACACACCAGACCACTTCCACTGGTACCACCATGTCGGTCAGCGTAGGagccctgctccctgccaccactccctcccccagGACCCTGGAGTCCACCTTGGAGGTGGCAGCACCACCCACGGTTACCCCCCAGGCCGGCGTTTCGTTACTGGCTCCTTTCCCGACACAGAGGGTGTGCTCCAATCCCCCCTGTGAGACACACGAGACAGGCACCACGCACACGGCCACCACTGTCACCTCCAACATGAGCTCAAACCAAG ATCCCCCACCAGCTACCAGCGACCAGGGAGAGGTGGAGAGCACCCAGAGTGACAGTGTGAACCTCACCAGCTCCAGTGCCATCACGACCACTGTGTCTTCCACGCTAACGCGGGCTGTGACCACTGTGACACAGTCCACGCCGGTCCCTGGCCCCTCGGTGCCG CCCCCAGAGGAACTCCAGGCCTCACCAGGGCCTCGCCAGCAGCTGCCGCCACGGCAACTCCTGCAGCCCGCCTCCACACCCCTGATGGGGGAGTCCACCGAGGTCCTGTCAGCCTCCCAGACCCCTGAGCTCCAGGCCGCCGTGGATCTGAGCAGTACAGGGGACTCATCTTCAGGCCAGGAGCCTGCCAGTTCAGCTGTGGTAGCCACTGTGGTGGTCCAGCCACCCCCGCCCACACAGTCTGAAGTAGACCAGTTGTCACTTCCCCAAGAGCTGATGGCTGAGGCCCAGGCGGGCACCACCACCCTCATGGTAACAGGGCTCACCCCTGAGGAGTTGGCAGTGACTGCTGCTGCTGAAGCAGCTGCCCAGGCCGCAGCCACAGAGGAAGCCCAGGCCCTGGCCATCCAGGCAGTGCTCCAGGCCGCCCAGCAGGCTGTCATGG GCACTGGAGAACCCATGGACACGTCCGAGGCAGCAGCAGCCGTGacacaggcagagctgggccacTTGTCAGCCGAGGGCCAGGAGGGCCAGGCCACCACCATCCCCATCGTGCTGACACAGCAGGAGCTGGCTGCCCTggtgcagcagcagcagcagctgcaggaggcGCAGGCCCAGCAGCAGCACCATCACCTCCCCACCGAGGCCCTGGCCCCTGCCGACAGCCTCAATGACCCGACTATTGAGAGCAACTGCCTCAATGAGCTGGCCGGGGCTGTTCCCAGCACTGTGGCCCTGCTACCCTCCACAGCCACTGAGA gcctggccccttcCAACACATTTGTGGCTCCCCAGCCAGTCGTGGTAGCCAGCCCCGCGAAGCTGCAGGCTGCAGCTACCCTCACTGAAGTGGCTAACGGCATCGAGTCCCTGGGCGTG AAGCCGGACCTACCACCTCCACCCAGCAAAGCCCCTGTGAAGAAGGAGAATCAGTGGTTTGATGTGGGGGTCATTAAGGGCACCAACGTAATGGTGACACACTATTTCCTTCCACCAGATGATGCTGTCCCATCTGAT GATGACTCGGGCACTGTCCCAGACTATAACCAGCTAAAGAAGCAGGAGCTGCAGCCGGGCACAGCCTATAAGTTTCGTGTTGCCGGGATCAATGCCTGTGGGCGAGGGCCCTTCAGCGAGATCTCAGCCTTTAAGACTTGTCTGCCTGGTTTCCCAGGGGCCCCCTGTGCTATTAAAATCAGCAAA AGTCCGGATGGTGCTCACCTCACCTGGGAGCCGCCctctgtgacctcgggcaagaTCATTGAGTACTCCGTGTACCTGGCCATACAGAGCTCACAGGCCGGTGGTGAGCCCAAGAGCTCCACCCCGGCTCAGCTGGCCTTCATGCGGGTGTACTGCGGGCCCAGCCCGTCCTGCCTCGTGCAGTCCTCCAGCCTCTCCAACGCCCACATCGACTACACCACCAAGCCTGCCATCATATTCCGCATTGCTGCCCGCAACGAGAAGGGCTACGGCCCAGCCACCCAAGTGAGGTGGTTGCAAG AAACCAGTAAAGACAGCTCTGGCGCCAAACCGGCCAGCAAGCGGCCCATGTCCTCTCCGGAAATGTAA